The window GAACCGACCCTGGCTGAACTTGACGAAAATGAACAGGTCGTTTTCCGTTACGTAGACGAAAAAGGAAGAGCAACGGATAAAGCCAATCCCAACGGCTCTCTGGAAAACATCGCAGGAATAGTAAACACTTCAAGAAACATTCTTGGCCTCATGCCCCATCCTGAAAGAGCTTCCGAATCAATCCTCGGCTCTGCTGACGGAAGAAAGGTTTTCGAGTCCATGGCGGATTATATTACTGAAAATTTCTAATCCGCTTTTTATTTAAATTTCTTTTTTTTCGATTTAAAGGTTCCAGATACTTTATTTATTACATGTTTTCGCCTTGAAATTGAATTGTCGGACAGCCTCTTTAGCTCAGGGGTAGTTCACGAGTATTTGATAATATTATTATAGGCTGCAGGCAAAATAAACTCTTCATGAAACTCACGGTCCTTGTTGACAATAACACCCTTATTGACAGGTATTTCCTTGCCGAGCCTGGTTTGTCCTTCCTTCTGGAGGATTCGGACACCAGAGTCCTTTTTGATACCGGGTATTCGGATATCTTCCTCAAAAACGCCTGGAAAATGGGACTTTCACTTTCGGACCTCGATTACCTGGTCCTCTCCCACGGGCACCTGGACCACACCTGGGGGCTTGAACCCCTGATCCGTTTCTTCACGGAAGCAGGGATAGAAAGACTGCCCTGCAGGTCTCCAGTTCTCGTTGCCCATCCCCTCGCCTTCGAAAGCAAAAAATGTGAAGGAATAGGAGAAATCGGAAGCCTGCTCACTCCCAAAAAGCTTTCAGAACACTTCAGGTTGCAGCTCTCAAGCATTCCCCTCTGGCTGAGCGAGAGGCTCGTTTTCCTTGGGGAAATCCCCCGGAACTTCGCCTTTGAGGCAGGGGCAGCTGTCGGATACGTGCAGGACAACGAGGGAAACAAAATTCCCGACCTCCTTCCGGACGACACGGCCCTGGTGTACAGGGCAGAGGCAGGGCTCGTAATCATCACGGGCTGTTCCCATTCCGGGATCTGCAATATCATTGAATATGCAAAAGAAGTCTGCGGAGACAGCAGAGTCCTTGATATTATAGGTGGTTTTCATCTCCTGGAACCTTCAGAAGAACGGATGCACGGAACCCTCGAATACCTCAAAAAACTTGATCCTGCCTGCGTTCACGCCTGCCACTGTACGGATTTAAATTCAAAAATCGAGCTTTCAAAGGTCTGCAGGATTAAGGAAGTGGGAGTTGGGCTGCAGATTGAATATTTATAACCATTCTTCCTTTTCTTTTCCTTTTCTTTTTGGAAGGCTTTCATTCAGATTTTTTTAGTTCTTCCCTTATGTTTTCCACAGTCTTCCAGGACTGCCTGACGATCTCGGGGAACTTTCCGTCGTGTTCTTTTCCCCATTTCAACAGGAAACTTTTTGTCTTCGGGTCTGAGGGATATCCGCTTCCGAAATCAGCGTTCCATTCTTTCTTGAGCTCCTCTATAAGCTCGTCCCTGCGCACTTTTGCAATGATCGAGGCTGCCGAAACTACAGGATAGGTTGCATCTGCCTGGTGCATGGAAATGATCTCTATTTTCTTTGCATGGTCAGGACTGGTTTTTGCATACTGCCTGCGGATATTTTCGCCAAAACGCTCGGCTTTTACGTCAGCAGCATCGACATACACGAGATCCGGTTTCAGCTGTTCAACCACTTTTGCAAAACAGACCACCATAATCTCGTTCATAGTCATGATCTTCCGGAGTTCGTCGATCTGAGAGGGGCCTACCTCAAGGACAAAAAAGCCGTCTGCGTATTTTTTGATCTGGACTGCAAGCTGCTCCCTTTTTTTTGGAGTCAGCTTCTTGGAATCCGCAACTCCCAGCACCTTGAGGATATGGGCTTTTGAATCCTCTATTTTTACGCCCCCTATGCACATGGGCCCGATTACCGGACCTTTTCCGGCTTCATCAATTCCTGCGATAATCATTTTCTGGCTGTCTCCTGGTTTGAAGGAAAGAACAGGTTTTGCTTATTAATAACTGTTTCTTTATCAAGACAATGGACTCTGTTACGCCCGGAATCCTCCCAGACCCAGGGGGAAACGATTGAAATTTTATTTTTTTAGAGGCAATCAAAGTTGCGCTGGCGCACCCCGCTGCAAGCAACGGAGTATGTTCGCGCCCCCGCTCCAAATTCCGTTAAAGAAGACAATAACCCTAAACAATTTATTTTAAGCAGAAGTTAACAACCAAAAAATGAAATTGATAAATCATATTATCATTAACGGTTACCGGGGAAGCGTTCCATCCCCACAGCAAGCTAGCGGGGTATTCAACTGAAAATTAAATCAGATATTATTTTTGAGGTCCGGCCTGTAGCTGCCAGGCTAACTATTTGATCACAAAACAGAAAAAAGAGAGAATTTGGTAATTATTCGTTTGTTTCTACTTTCTCTTTCTTATCTTTACTAAGTTTTTTTACTTCCTTATAAATCGCTATCGCTGCAACAGCAGCGCCTGCGCTTACCAATACTCCAGTAACTAATCTCTTTCTCCCAATATGATTTGCAGGGAGCCCGTTTTTGTGTCTCCATTTGTAGATTTTCCTGTATCCACATTCGAACCGCTTACCAATAGAGCGGTCCGTCTGCCCATCATCGTATAGCTTTTTTACAGCTTCCCAGTCTATCTCTTTCATATTATCACTTGTTTCTTAAAAAAATAATTCTTTATTTATATAAATCCTTCTACACAATATTATCGTCCTGGAATCACATGTTCGTCCATTATTTGTTGATTGATATTAATCCAAAACAATCGAAATACAGTTTACAGTTTACAGTTTACAGTTTACAGTTTACAGTTTACAGTTTACAGTTTACAGTTTACAACTATTCCTTTTCCACATTTTTTGCACTGCTGTAGCCGGTCCGCTTTGTGGGCGTATAAACGCAAGCAAAAGCCATGTTGGACACTATGCAACAAAAACATCAATCAGATGTGGATGACCGACGACCAGAAAACAATAGGGTTCTCAAAAAATTGGAGGGGTTAATAAATCACATGATGCTTTATTGCACCCATTTTAGTTTCTGTAGAGAGCATGGTGGATTATGGTATGAAGACGAAAGGAAAGTTAAACGCAAAAATACACCGCAAGACAGTGTGGAATTACGCAGGAAAAGTGAACATTAAAGGATTTACTGATATTTAGACCTTTGAAAACATCAATCATGTAATAGAGGACGACCAATTTTCCCAATTCGATTAATAAAATTCTCTAAACTCCCTATGTTATAAGAAGGGATCCAACAAATAAAAAGATTGTGATAAAATAACCCTTTTGTTAATCTTTTCATTTATAGAAAGAAGCGTAAAACCCACGAAATCTTAATTTCATGGGATATAAGCGTAAACTTTTCCCATTTTCATTATCTGCAAACGTTTTTCGAATAAGCGTAAACTTCTCCCATTTTCATTATCTACAAACGTTTTTCCAATATTCTGCCCAATTTATACATTGGATAATGCTGGCAATCCTAACCACCATTAACGGCAGTGAGTAACAGGGCATAATCAATTAATCAACATCTGTTAACATAATTTTTCATCGCTGTAACCGCGAGTAGAACATGTGGACTTGTCGCCATTGGGCGGAGGTATGAAACAAGAAACCCGTTAAATCTTTAGATTTAGCGGGTAGTTCACTAAAGCTTGCTCTTTTCCGGGAGAATAAGATTTTCCGAACTTATTTCGAGTTTTTCTCTCTGTAGCCTTTTTCCAGACTTTTCTCCATACTCTTCTCCATACTTTTCTCCATACTTTTCTCCATACTTTTCTCCATACTTTTCTTCAGACCTTTCTCCATACTTTTCTCCATACTTTTCTCCATACTTTTCTTCAGACCTTTCTCCAAAAACTTTCACCAGAAAATTTCAAACACTGTCTGAAACAAAAGCATTAAATCTAAAGTTGATTATTTTTGGGGTTAAGTTAGCTAGTAACAGATGAGATGAAATCCCCATGCCAGTAATCACCTTGCATTATGAAGACCTTGAGAAACTCACAGGAATAGATAAGGAAACCATCATAAAACGGGTGCCCATGATAGGAGCCGATATCGAAAGGATAGAAGATGAGTCCGTCGATATCGAGTTCTTCCCTGACAGGCCTGACCTTTACAGTGTTGAAGGGGCAGCC is drawn from Methanosarcina lacustris Z-7289 and contains these coding sequences:
- a CDS encoding MBL fold metallo-hydrolase, whose product is MKLTVLVDNNTLIDRYFLAEPGLSFLLEDSDTRVLFDTGYSDIFLKNAWKMGLSLSDLDYLVLSHGHLDHTWGLEPLIRFFTEAGIERLPCRSPVLVAHPLAFESKKCEGIGEIGSLLTPKKLSEHFRLQLSSIPLWLSERLVFLGEIPRNFAFEAGAAVGYVQDNEGNKIPDLLPDDTALVYRAEAGLVIITGCSHSGICNIIEYAKEVCGDSRVLDIIGGFHLLEPSEERMHGTLEYLKKLDPACVHACHCTDLNSKIELSKVCRIKEVGVGLQIEYL
- the rnhB gene encoding ribonuclease HII; amino-acid sequence: MIIAGIDEAGKGPVIGPMCIGGVKIEDSKAHILKVLGVADSKKLTPKKREQLAVQIKKYADGFFVLEVGPSQIDELRKIMTMNEIMVVCFAKVVEQLKPDLVYVDAADVKAERFGENIRRQYAKTSPDHAKKIEIISMHQADATYPVVSAASIIAKVRRDELIEELKKEWNADFGSGYPSDPKTKSFLLKWGKEHDGKFPEIVRQSWKTVENIREELKKSE